CTGATAAGTAGTGTGTAAATTTATCTTGCTTGGATATGACGTAGGACAGTCGTAGAGCTAAGAAATTTTGTGTGTCATGAAAGTGTTCCTCAACATTGGCTTTCATTCTTGCATAATCTCCGACGGGAGTAAGTGCTTGACTCTCTTTAGCAGGGGATGTGGTTTCTCCATAGACGGTATCGCTTGAGAAAAAAACTACTTTTGCACCTTGAGATAGACAGTGAGAAATTAGTTTTTTTGTACCGCTGACATTAACAGCATAAGCAAGCTTAGGTTGTTGTTTGCAGATGTCAGGAGAGGATATGGCTGCCGTTAGCAATACCGTATCACCTGAATGGATGAATTTTAAATTATCAGTCTTGAAGTCCGCTAAGTTTAGCTGTCGTTTTCCAGATTCATGACGTGATGTCGTTACCACTGTGTTTGGTGGTAGCTTGGCAACTAAACAACGCCCTATCATGCCGTTGCCACCAATGAGGATGGTTTTTTTTGAGGTGTTCATGTGATTTTACCTCAGCTCATCAAGTAAAGAGATCAGTTTACGTTGTCCTGTACTGATGGAATATTCGTCATGAACAAATGATAGGCCTGCATCAGACAAAGCGTTCCAAAGGGTCTCATTCTTGAGAAGATCTAAGGTTTTTTGGGCAAATTCTTGGCTTTCATTGGCAACAAGAACATTGATGTTGTCTTTAAGACCCATGCCTTCGGTTGCTATGGATGTGGCTATGACAGGAACTCCGTAGCTGAGGCTGGTGCCAACTTTTCCCTTAATGCCAGCGCCATACCGCAAAGGTACAATGGAAAGAAGGGCGGTGTCGAAATAGTTACTGATGTCTTCGACAAAGCCGACGACATCAATGCCATCGGCTTTGATATTAAGTAACTCGTCCGGTGGATGGCTGCCGATAATGGTCAGCTTAAGACTGGGGCGTTTTTCTTTTATCAGTGGCCAGATATCTTCAATAAAATATAGAATGGCATCTACGTTGGGGGTATGGCGGAATCCGCCGATAAAAAGGATGTTTTCCCTTTTTTGAAAAGGGTTTTTTCGGCCAGGGATGTCCAGAATCAGGGGGATGACCTGAATGTTGGCATCTGAAATTTCCTCAACAAGGATCTCTTTTTCTGTGTTGGATAAGACAATCGTCGCGTCAGATTGTTGCATAACGCTTAATTCGAGTTTTTTGGTTTCTTTTGCTTTTTTGAGCAGTGAAGCGGAATTTTCGATTTCAGCTTGTCGCTCTTCTCTTAGATAATGTAAATCCACTGTATTGAAGACGATGCGTGCATTTGGGCAAAGTTCTTTGACAAGTGCGATGTACTGGGACGCATAAGTGACT
This sequence is a window from Gammaproteobacteria bacterium. Protein-coding genes within it:
- a CDS encoding sugar nucleotide-binding protein, which produces MNTSKKTILIGGNGMIGRCLVAKLPPNTVVTTSRHESGKRQLNLADFKTDNLKFIHSGDTVLLTAAISSPDICKQQPKLAYAVNVSGTKKLISHCLSQGAKVVFFSSDTVYGETTSPAKESQALTPVGDYARMKANVEEHFHDTQNFLALRLSYVISKQDKFTHYLSECADKNRSADLFHPLLRNAVWIGDLLEVIINLTKKWPTTLHTLNIGGPTPISRIDIADAFSRQYSPLLTYNITKPTADFYSARPVNIFMNIEQLTHYLGRKPYNVDTAYLKELKG